The Neovison vison isolate M4711 chromosome 5, ASM_NN_V1, whole genome shotgun sequence genome includes a region encoding these proteins:
- the HMGB1 gene encoding high mobility group protein B1, with the protein MGKGDPKKPRGKMSSYAFFVQTCREEHKKKHPDASVNFSEFSKKCSERWKTMSAKEKGKFEDMAKADKARYEREMKTYIPPKGETKKKFKDPNAPKRPPSAFFLFCSEYRPKIKGEHPGLSIGDVAKKLGEMWNNTAADDKQPYEKKAAKLKEKYEKDIAAYRAKGKPDAAKKGVVKAEKSKKKKEEEEDEEDEEDEEEEEDEEDEDEEEDDDDE; encoded by the exons CATCATATGCATTCTTTGTGCAAACTTGCCGGGAGGAACACAAGAAGAAGCACCCAGATGCTTCAGTCAACTTCTCAGAGTTTTCTAAGAAGTGCTCAGAAAGGTGGAAG ACCATGTCtgctaaagagaaaggaaaatttgaagACATGGCAAAGGCTGACAAGGCCCgttatgaaagagaaatgaaaacttatattcCCCCTAAAggggaaacaaaaaagaagttcAAGGATCCCAATGCACCCAAGAGGCCTCC ttcggcctttttcttgttttgttctgaGTATCGCCCAAAAATCAAAGGAGAACATCCAGGCCTATCCATTGGTGATGTTGCAAAGAAACTGGGAGAAATGTGGAATAACACTGCTGCAGATGACAAGCAGCCTTATGAAAAGAAGGCTGCTAAGctgaaggaaaaatatgaaaag GATATTGCTGCATACCGAGCTAAAGGAAAGCCTGATGCTGCAAAAAAGGGAGTCGTCAAGGctgaaaagagcaagaaaaagaaggaagaggaggaggatgaggaagatgaagaggatgaggaggaggaggaagatgaagaagatgaagatgaagaagaagatgatgatgatgaataa